Proteins encoded together in one Lachnospiraceae bacterium JLR.KK008 window:
- a CDS encoding xanthine phosphoribosyltransferase, whose translation MNILEERIRKDGIVKENHVLKVDSFLNHQMDTALFRQMGEEWKRRFSDVPVTKILTIEASGIGIACVASECFNVPVVFAKKSKSINLEGDLYTAEVESFTHKCVNQIIVSRKFLNETDHVLIIDDFLANGCALQGLISVVSQAHAALEGIGIAIEKGFQPGGQIIRNLGYRLESLAIIDSMDAATGQILFRKQDEGQSLSS comes from the coding sequence ATGAATATTCTGGAAGAAAGAATACGAAAAGACGGCATTGTAAAAGAGAATCATGTGCTAAAGGTAGACAGCTTTCTCAATCACCAAATGGACACAGCATTATTCCGTCAAATGGGCGAAGAATGGAAGCGGCGTTTTTCTGACGTACCCGTCACAAAAATACTGACCATTGAAGCGTCGGGGATCGGAATTGCCTGTGTGGCATCCGAATGTTTCAACGTGCCCGTAGTATTCGCCAAAAAATCAAAAAGTATCAATCTGGAAGGTGACCTGTACACAGCGGAAGTGGAATCCTTCACCCACAAATGTGTCAATCAGATTATCGTCTCCAGAAAATTTTTAAATGAGACGGACCATGTTCTGATCATTGATGACTTTCTCGCAAATGGCTGCGCCCTGCAGGGATTGATTTCCGTCGTATCGCAGGCACATGCTGCTCTGGAAGGAATCGGCATCGCCATAGAAAAAGGCTTCCAGCCCGGCGGCCAGATCATACGCAATCTCGGTTACCGCCTTGAATCCCTGGCCATCATCGACAGCATGGACGCGGCAACCGGTCAGATCCTCTTTCGAAAGCAGGACGAAGGCCAGTCCCTCTCCTCTTAA